A window from Drosophila yakuba strain Tai18E2 chromosome 3L, Prin_Dyak_Tai18E2_2.1, whole genome shotgun sequence encodes these proteins:
- the LOC6534417 gene encoding protein disabled isoform X2, whose translation MQTLRKKTSPCKYRNDPGRFFGDGVQFKAKLIGILEVGEARGDRMCQEALQDLKMAIRAAGEHKQRITIHVTIDGLRLRDEKTGDSLYHHPVHKISFIAQDMTDSRAFGYIFGSPDSGHRFFGIKTDKAASQVVLAMRDLFQVVFELKKKEIEMARQQIQGKSLHDHSSQLASLSSLKSAGLGGMGLGHSDLASGGISSGHALTLLGSSLSTTNGTSRLGVNLDVAKASGSAAKEVSPESVADLVDLEQELTSLQRGISQMERITPNEPTTTSTGGAGHPSLAKSASEDDPFGDSFIYVPSYSILPPPPDSGRNRHKPPTKTPDAVTSLDAMLSPPPGTSSSQGSATAGLHAADNDDDNWLQELDQQNDVFDTSKVVSHSGLGSVLAMAPLASSESTATPTQQLTEVAVGSGPLADLDIGLSTSSGNEEQSSIMLSLDAFTDLDPLGTGRTRPYVDKKYFFQELKNPPKKLLKELSSGSQAGLSLGLSLGQPDGLFPEDSTTISTTTTTATNITAGNPLQNSANTLTSTASTAASLGQLLSTVAPNSNPDPLPAPISIPTSTSHSITPSAELKLLLGHVTNPPNPTGHYYTTEPPTLTSLENPHPPADPVLLPRDTDPFSPTRKKSDPDPFQESDLFAKLDAFEFEAPPAVPAPSIPNLAPEPKANVFNGPLQVQLPPEKELQLQQPPSTVRNRPTASVSAIPSGGALDVISSISNKKMPHLFGQARSFGKSGSDIGSSVNMRRLQESDSLSETEAAPEPPPRPDSTPYSEPPPLPPKKQFSDLVIRPSPANPTPPPTTGRYEYLNSNVTARRTLSSVDAPPIPLPSRRVGRSDGCFPGPGRPRKPGHTEDDYLAPLGAPPPLLPPPSQGSSARARPQRQASLGRPQDIYENKAEILQAQAQAQAQAPEVAPTSNALAPDITLTQLLTLGMDDLAIKLNVPASKLSTMTLVQLTAYLSEYLSSEKSQVHSQERRSSPANTAPAPASTAAVFKVNFDQQTSFVAKFDDTFGEDEPVMPSASSDSTFVANFANFNEAPTPLPTVSPVVATVPSADRYAVFREIIDQELQQQQQETDLMGDLTPPPVDETQVKEIPEGLEVNSVGAELPIDALDVKPAPKIDTKITEVVAQAKDRYAALRDIILVENLFDKPAIAAGTQPEKEKDLLQDFPEFSDEFNEDHDLRQIMDHQNVQSLARDRHGLVDSRGFPTEPSSSALTVGDDDEDEDADAGGESSLDSNEKDAEPVSGQDQYEKLSTSTQQLDAAAPVLEDVQQQQSLPPKQDQKFLSVLTAPGGGTKDDIEIDELMHRAISNLSLDSRDRVSPATSSAAPSRGAPGLHTPSQFNDVSTSPIPLQKPGMGPSPVPSQLSAVSQLIDTATKQMMCDKDREKQSWATFDSPKAKGKARLTLPPPPPPASNTSQPDTVESPCSSDPRDDGWSKQQRRWAKKERQHTSSSSRDLSPWDDETPEYLKRRQLAAAQMAHPHQPPMQAPPQHTDRHGYYMRHARRMNSCDEDYEYDAEFVARRDQQQHQQQQRKFKHGLSRSRDNFELESPSWYHHPAHHTWSPQEMEQARVRSFERAAYERSSYGPPPPIYDKRGQLRGKYRGDHRDRERERDRDREYRDYAHPNYDFDYENVYEERGGRSPLAYKPGRGGGDYLYDRERDRERDRKSFDRESLESYESATRRRRSFGSGNDVYGSLDSRDDYRGDRERDRERDREQMKTRSLRKPTTTSGKLRISGDIDYEQDSEQDFQQRSGVRSLQRPSQIGGDVVLPSNAVVGPQRLRKSSGSSPWDGEEPALPGQKSWKRPASAAETERRLAESRRAAALGQTPSDGEKERRFRKKTRARSTKDLATVGAPSASTSAPSRSGYGRGIRDNYDYICPGQRNDDDDDDDEDYVDDEPPTDEDKFERLNRRRHEMHQRMLESERRQMERHQPPSLAKLPGQNRTRGVVVNSDYGFVDSYEQTPTPTPRSNASSTGPGGLMMSGGESSAGVTSSKFNFDDGFESDFNQSSPPPAPAGTASSCNSTPAGPVSANANNGGSKSLFRFSNDFSDREKREQFEMETPPTSTPPITQKLRFDDNVKVSQFDDAAFEDDFAKASFDFEKEQASSGTAGAGGSGAMSRKQNMRTSKLQQRQELIKKSESVNIFAKKQEDPFEDDEFFKSPDQEQGMDQHNDDAEGGKFQWSEDANFAKFDENM comes from the exons ATGCAGACGCTGCGCAAGAAAACGAGTCCTTGTAAAT ATCGCAATGATCCGGGACGCTTTTTCGGCGATGGCGTTCAGTTCAAGGCAAAGCTCATCGGCATTCTGGAG GTGGGAGAGGCCCGAGGCGATCGAATGTGCCAGGAGGCGCTGCAGGATCTCAAGATGGCCATCCGGGCGGCTGGAGAGCACAAGCAGCGGATAACCATCCATGTGACCATCGATGGGCTGCGGCTGAGGGATGAGAAAACGGGGGACTCCCTGTACCATCATCCAGTGCATAAGATCTCCTTCATCGCCCAGGATATGACGGATTCGAGGGCCTTTGGCTATATCTTCGGATCGCCGGACAGTGGTCACCGGTTCTTCGGCATCAAGACGGACAAGGCGGCCAGCCAGGTGGTGCTGGCCATGCGCGATCTCTTTCAGGTAGTTTTTGAGCTAAAGAAGAAGGAGATTGAGATGGCGCGCCAGCAGATCCAGGGAAAGTCCCTGCACGACCACTCCAGCCAGCTGGCCTCCCTGTCGTCGCTGAAGTCCGCCGGCCTGGGCGGCATGGGTCTGGGCCACTCGGATTTAGCCAGCGGAGGAATCTCTTCCGGCCATGCCCTCACCCTGCTGGGCAGTAGTCTTAGCACCACGAATGGAACAAGCAGGCTGGGCGTCAATCTTGACGTGGCCAAGGCATCCGGATCGGCGGCCAAAGAG GTTTCTCCGGAATCGGTGGCCGATCTGGTGGACTTAGAGCAGGAGCTAACCTCGCTTCAGCGGGGAATCAGTCAGATGGAAAGGATAACGCCAAACGAGCCCACTACCACCAGCACTGGTGGTGCTGGCCATCCATCTTTAGCGAAGTCAGCCAGCGAGGACGATCCTTTCGGAGACTCATTTATCTATGTGCCCTCCTATAGCATCCTGCCACCGCCACCTGACTCCGGACGCAACAGGCACAAGCCGCCTACCAAAACGCCTGATGCGGTGACCAGTTTGGATGCTATGCTCTCGCCACCTCCTGGTACTAGTAGCTCCCAAGGCTCAGCCACCGCAGGACTGCATGCTGCAGATAACGACGATGACAACTGGCTGCAGGAACTGGACCAACAAAATGATGTCTTTGACACTTCCAAAGTGGTGAGCCACAGTGGATTGGGTTCCGTTTTGGCCATGGCTCCGCTGGCCTCCAGCGAATCCACGGCCACTCCCACCCAACAACTGACGGAGGTAGCTGTAGGATCTGGACCTCTTGCTGATCTTGATATCGGCTTAAGTACGTCATCGGGAAATGAGGAGCAGAGCTCGATTATGTTGTCATTGG ATGCGTTCACGGATTTGGATCCGCTAGGCACAGGACGCACCAGGCCGTATGTCGATAAGAAATACTTCTTCCAAGAACTGAAGAACCCGCCGAAGAAGCTGCTCAAGGAGCTCAGCTCCGGCAGCCAGGCGGGTCTCAGTTTGGGTCTCTCTCTGGGTCAGCCGGATGGCCTCTTTCCGGAGGATAGCACCACCATCtccacaaccaccaccacagcTACTAACATCACCGCAG GAAATCCGCTCCAGAACTCGGCTAACACACTAACATCCACCGCTAGCACCGCCGCCAGTCTGGGACAGCTACTGTCCACGGTTGCTCCCAATTCCAATCCCGATCCGCTTCCCGCTCCCATTTCCATACCAACATCTACTTCCCATTCGATCACCCCGAGCGCTGAGCTGAAACTGTTGCTTGGCCATGTCACTAATCCACCTAATCCCACCGGCCACTATTATACCACAGAACCGCCGACGCTGACCTCGCTGGAAAATCCCCATCCGCCGGCGGATCCTGTACTTCTGCCCAGGGATACGGATCCGTTCTCGCCCACTCGCAAAAAGAGCGATCCAGATCCCTTCCAGGAGAGCGATCTCTTTGCCAAACTGGATGCCTTCGAGTTCGAGGCTCCGCCGGCGGTTCCAGCCCCCTCGATTCCAAATTTGGCACCGGAGCCAAAAGCAAATGTATTCAATGGACCACTCCAGGTGCAATTGCCACCAGAGAAGGAGTTGCAGCTTCAGCAGCCCCCGAGTACGGTGAGGAATCGTCCAACCGCATCTGTTTCCGCTATTCCAAGTGGCGGAGCCCTAGATGTCATCTCCAGTATAAGCAACAAGAAGATGCCGCatctttttggccaggccagATCATTTGGCAAATCGGGGTCGGATATTGGTTCGAGTGTTAACATGCGACGCTTGCAGGAGAGCGATTCGTTGAGTGAAACAGAGGCTGCTCCTGAGCCACCGCCGCGTCCAGACTCGACTCCGTACTCGGAACCTCCGCCCCTGCCACCCAAGAAGCAGTTCAGCGACCTGGTCATCCGACCGTCACCTGCAAATCCCACTCCACCGCCCACTACCGGCAGGTATGAGTATTTGAACAGTAATGTCACGGCCAGAAGGACTCTCTCCTCCGTTGATGCACCACCCATTCCATTGCCATCGCGCCGTGTGGGTCGCTCCGATGGCTGCTTTCCGGGTCCGGGAAGACCCCGAAAACCTGGACACACCGAGGATGACTATCTAGCTCCGTTGGGAGCTCCACCGCCATTGCTGCCGCCGCCCAGTCAAGGATCATCTGCTCGCGCGAGACCTCAACGGCAGGCTTCGCTAGGCAGGCCGCAGGATATCTACGAAAACAAAGCGGAGATACTGCAGGCTCAAGCTCAGGCGCAGGCGCAGGCCCCGGAAGTAGCTCCCACTAGCAATGCCTTGGCTCCCGATATCACCCTAACCCAATTGCTCACGCTGGGAATGGATGACTTGGCGATCAAGCTAAACGTTCCCGCCAGCAAACTGAGCACCATGACTCTGGTCCAGTTGACAGCCTATCTCTCGGAATATTTGTCCAGTGAAAAAAGTCAAGTTCACAGTCAAGAGAGAAGATCTTCGCCGGCCAATACGGCTCCTGCGCCAGCATCCACAGCTGCTGTGTTCAAGGTGAACTTTGATCAGCAAACCTCCTTCGTGGCCAAGTTCGACGATACTTTTGGGGAGGACGAACCAGTAATGCCTTCGGCTTCTTCGGACTCCACCTTTGTGGCGAATTTTGCCAACTTCAACGAGGCTCCAACTCCGCTGCCAACAGTATCGCCAGTGGTTGCCACAGTACCATCAGCAGATCGGTACGCCGTATTTCGCGAGATCATCGACCAGGAgcttcagcagcaacagcaggaaACGGATCTCATGGGCGATTTGACACCGCCGCCAGTGGATGAGACCCAAGTCAAGGAAATTCCAGAGGGCTTGGAGGTGAACAGTGTGGGTGCGGAGCTACCAATTGATGCCTTAGATGTCAAGCCTGCGCCCAAGATCGACACAAAAATCACCGAAGTGGTGGCCCAGGCCAAAGATCGTTACGCAGCTCTGAGGGACATTATCCTAGTGGAGAATCTCTTTGATAAGCCAGCGATTGCAGCCGGCACTCAACCTGAGAAGGAAAAGGATCTGTTGCAGGACTTTCCCGAATTCAGTGATGAGTTCAATGAGGATCATGACCTACGCCAAATTATGGATCATCAGAATGTGCAGAGTCTGGCTCGCGATCGCCATGGTTTGGTTGACAGTAGGGGCTTTCCAACAGAGCCTTCCTCCTCCGCCTTGACAGTGGGCGATgatgacgaggacgaggatgcTGATGCGGGTGGTGAGAGCAGTCTAGATAGCAATGAAAAGGATGCAGAACCTGTCAGTGGCCAGGATCAGTATGAAAAGCTTTCCACGTCCACGCAACAGCTGGATGCAGCTGCTCCGGTTCTGGAGGatgtgcaacagcagcaatctCTGCCTCCAAAACAGGATCAGAAATTCCTCTCTGTGCTAACAGCTCCCGGTGGTGGAACGAAAGATGACATCGAGATCGACGAGCTCATGCATCGGGCAATTTCGAATCTCTCCCTGGACTCAAGGGATCGAGTTTCGCCCGCCACCTCTTCAGCAGCTCCATCGCGTGGGGCTCCTGGCTTGCACACGCCTTCGCAATTCAATGATGTCAGCACATCGCCGATTCCCCTCCAGAAACCAGGCATGGGTCCTTCGCCTGTGCCTTCGCAGCTGTCGGCAGTGTCCCAACTGATCGATACCGCAACCAAGCAAATGATGTGCGACAAGGATCGGGAAAAGCAATCCTGGGCTACTTTCGATTCCCCGAAGGCAAAGGGCAAGGCCAGGCTTACGCTtccgccaccaccacctcctgcCTCCAACACTTCGCAACCGGACACGGTAGAGTCGCCTTGCAGTTCGGATCCCCGGGATGACGGCTGGTCAAAGCAACAGCGTCGCTGGGCGAAGAAGGAGCGTCAGCACACATCCTCATCATCCCGAGATCTAAGTCCCTGGGACGATGAAACGCCGGAGTATCTGAAGCGGCGACAGCTGGCCGCCGCTCAAATGGCTCATCCCCATCAGCCACCAATGCAAGCACCACCTCAACACACGGATCGGCATGGATACTACATGAGACACGCCAGGCGGATGAACTCGTGCGACGAGGACTACGA gtACGATGCGGAATTCGTTGCACGTCGCgatcagcagcaacatcaacagcagcagcgaaagtTCAAGCACGGACTCTCTCGCAGCAGGGATAACTTTGAACTGG AATCTCCCAGCTGGTACCATCACCCGGCGCACCACACATGGTCGCCTCAGGAGATGGAGCAGGCGCGTGTCCGATCCTTCGAACGTGCTGCCTACGAGCGGTCCAGCTATgggccaccaccacccatttACGACAAACGTGGTCAACTGAGGGGCAAGTACCGTGGAGATCACAGGGATAGGGAGAGAGAGCGAGATCGCGACCGAGAGTATCGGGACTATGCGCATCCAAACTACGATTTTGACTACGAGAATGTCTACGAAGAGCGTGGAGGGCGTTCTCCATTGGCCTACAAGCCAGGAAGGGGTGGTGGTGATTATCTGTATGACAGAGAAAGGGATCGGGAGCGCGATCGCAAATCCTTCGACCGGGAAAGTCTCGAGTCCTATGAGAGCGCCACCCGACGTCGTCGCAGTTTCGGCAGTGGAAACGATGTTTATGGCAGCTTGGATAGTCGCGATGATTACCGTGGAGATAGGGAGAGGGATCGTGAACGTGATCGCGAACAGATGAAGACCCGTTCCCTGCGAAAGCCGACAACTACGTCTGGAAAGCTCAGGATTAGTGGCGACATTGATTACGAGCAGGACTCGGAGCAGGACTTCCAGCAGCGATCTGGAGTACGAAGCCTGCAACGTCCCAGTCAAATAGGCGGTGATGTGGTGTTGCCTTCCAATGCCGTAGTGGGCCCACAACGATTGCGCAAAAGCAGCGGCTCCAGCCCCTGGGATGGAGAGG AACCGGCCTTACCCGGTCAAAAGTCTTGGAAGCGTCCAGCCAGCGCTGCTGAAACCGAAAGGCGACTGGCTGAGAGCCGCAGAGCGGCAGCTTTGGGTCAAACGCCCTCCGATGGAGAAAAAGAGCGAAG ATTCCGAAAGAAAACCCGAGCCCGCAGTACCAAGGATTTAGCCACCGTCGGTGCTCCCAGCGCAAGTACTTCTGCCCCGTCCAGATCAGGCTATGGGCGTGGCATAAGGGATAACTATGACTATATCTGTCCAGGCCAGCGtaacgatgacgacgacgatgatgatgaggacTATGTGGATGATGAACCGCCAACGGATGAGGATAAGTTCGAGAGGCTGAACCGCCGACGACACGAGATGCACCAGCGTATGTTGGAGTCCGAGCGTCGGCAAATGGAACGCCATCAGCCACCATCGCTGGCAAAGCTTCCTGGCCAGAATCGTACACGAGGCGTGGTGGTTAACAGTGACTACGGTTTTGTGGACAGTTATGAGCAGACTCCAACTCCCACGCCACGTTCGAATGCCAGTAGCACCGGACCGGGTGGCCTGATGATGAGTGGCGGGGAGTCCTCCGCTGGAGTTACCAGTTCCAAGTTCAATTTCGACGATGGATTTGAGTCTGATTTCAATCAGAGCTCACCGCCGCCGGCGCCAGCAGGTACCGCATCCAGTTGCAATTCCACGCCAGCGGGTCCAGTCtcggcaaatgcaaataacgGCGGATCGAAGAGCCTGTTCCGCTTCTCCAATGACTTTTCGGATCGCGAAAAACGGGAGCAGTTCGAGATGGAAACACCGCCGACCTCAACACCACCAATTACGCAGAAACTGCGATTTGATGATAATGTGAAGGTCTCCCAGTTTGACGATGCTGCCTTTGAAGATGATTTCGCGAAAGCatcatttgattttgaaaagGAACAAGCGAGTTCTGGCacagcaggagctggaggatcAGGTGCCATGAGCAGGAAGCAAAATATGCGAACCAGCAAGCTGCAGCAGCGCCAGGAGCTCATTAAGAAATCCGAGTCGGTAAAcatattcgccaaaaaacagGAGGATCCCTTCGAGGATGACGAGTTCTTCAAATCGCCGGACCAGGAACAAGGGATGGATCAGCACAATGATGACGCCGAGGGCGGCAAGTTCCAGTGGAGCGAGGACGCGAACTTCGCAAAGTTCGATGAAAACATGTGA